The following are from one region of the Streptobacillus ratti genome:
- a CDS encoding DEAD/DEAH box helicase — protein sequence MNFKDYNLSNEMLEALEKKGFVSPSEIQALVIPELLKEETHLIGQAQTGTGKTAAFSIPILERIIPTKKVKALILAPTRELANQVSDEIYSLKGKKEVKVLAVYGGASIENQIKNLKKGVDIVVGTPGRVIDMINKGALKLNELEYFVLDEADEMLNMGFIEDIELILEKTNEDKKMLFFSATIPKPILAIAKRFMPEHKILKVQKKELTTHLTEQIYFEVRREDKFEALCRVLDYKPDFYGIVFCRTKSEVDEVTNKLKARNYDAEAIHGDITQGLREKALDLFKNKVLNILVATDVAARGIDVSNLTHVINYSIPQESDSYVHRIGRTGRAGNKGVAITFVTPQESRKLAQIKRETKSDIKKENIPNVEDIINAKEELLIASVEEIMLENDYKLYLDLANKLLKGKNIEATVASLLRHIYDDEFIPESYSKIKNVQVEIKDNTRLFIALGEKDGLNVNKLLKLIHEKTKVPGRKIKDVKVMPNFSFITVPLNEAEVIIKIFNKNTTKNNKPMVEVANSSKSGNGSSKKSRSKMGDSKKKRR from the coding sequence ATGAATTTTAAAGATTACAATTTAAGTAATGAAATGTTAGAAGCATTAGAAAAAAAGGGGTTTGTTTCACCTAGTGAAATACAAGCATTAGTTATTCCAGAATTATTAAAAGAGGAAACTCATTTAATAGGTCAAGCTCAAACAGGTACAGGTAAGACAGCAGCATTTTCTATACCTATATTAGAAAGAATAATACCAACAAAAAAGGTAAAAGCATTAATACTTGCACCTACAAGAGAACTAGCAAATCAAGTTAGTGATGAAATATATTCTTTAAAGGGTAAAAAAGAAGTTAAGGTTTTAGCAGTATATGGTGGAGCTTCAATTGAAAACCAAATTAAAAATTTAAAAAAAGGTGTTGATATTGTTGTAGGAACACCAGGGCGTGTTATTGACATGATTAATAAAGGGGCTTTAAAACTAAATGAATTAGAATATTTTGTATTAGATGAAGCAGATGAAATGTTAAATATGGGATTTATTGAGGATATAGAATTAATATTAGAAAAAACAAATGAAGATAAAAAAATGTTATTTTTCTCTGCAACTATACCAAAACCTATACTTGCTATTGCAAAAAGATTTATGCCTGAACACAAGATATTAAAAGTTCAAAAAAAAGAATTAACAACACATTTAACTGAACAAATATACTTTGAGGTAAGAAGAGAAGATAAATTTGAAGCTTTATGTAGAGTTTTAGATTATAAGCCGGATTTTTATGGAATTGTATTCTGTAGAACAAAATCGGAAGTAGATGAGGTTACTAATAAGCTAAAAGCTAGAAACTATGATGCTGAAGCAATACACGGAGATATAACTCAAGGTTTAAGAGAAAAAGCTTTAGATTTATTTAAAAATAAGGTATTAAATATTTTAGTTGCAACAGATGTTGCTGCACGTGGAATAGATGTAAGTAATTTAACACATGTTATTAATTATTCTATACCACAAGAATCTGACTCATATGTTCATAGAATAGGTAGAACGGGTAGAGCTGGAAATAAAGGGGTTGCTATTACATTTGTAACACCTCAAGAATCAAGAAAATTGGCACAAATAAAAAGAGAAACTAAATCTGATATAAAGAAAGAAAATATTCCAAATGTTGAAGATATTATTAATGCAAAAGAAGAATTGTTAATTGCATCTGTAGAAGAAATAATGTTAGAAAATGACTATAAACTATATTTAGATTTAGCTAATAAATTATTAAAAGGTAAAAATATTGAAGCAACAGTTGCATCTTTATTAAGACATATATATGATGATGAATTTATTCCTGAAAGTTATAGTAAAATAAAAAATGTACAAGTTGAAATTAAAGATAATACAAGACTATTTATAGCTTTAGGAGAAAAAGATGGACTAAATGTAAATAAATTATTAAAACTTATACATGAAAAAACAAAAGTACCTGGTAGAAAGATTAAAGATGTAAAAGTAATGCCTAATTTCTCATTTATTACTGTACCATTAAACGAGGCTGAGGTAATAATAAAAATATTTAATAAAAATACTACAAAAAATAATAAACCTATGGTTGAAGTTGCTAATTCTAGTAAATCTGGGAATGGATCAAGTAAGAAAAGTAGATCTAAAATGGGAGATAGCAAGAAAAAAAGAAGATAA